A genome region from Populus alba chromosome 3, ASM523922v2, whole genome shotgun sequence includes the following:
- the LOC118062916 gene encoding two-component response regulator-like APRR2 isoform X1: MVCTTNDLSTWKDFPKGLSVLLLDEDNSSAAEIKSKLEALDYIVYTFCNENEALSAISNEPGSFHVAIVEVSTSNSNGSFKFLETAKDLPTIMTSNIHCLNTMMKCIALGAVEFLRKPLSEDKLRNIWQHVVHKAFNAGGSVQSESLKPVKDSIVSMLELKVELEENEDENMEKTKNASLAQESNEQQSPASDKHPAPSTWQFKQVGWLLDDGDCRDHINFSVEKDSGEQEGESKSVETTCTMSQETLQAGHPPCFIETVIKETGDLTDGAKSENNIHPNPQNKDSLNHSNDVASDLHTSNGTRANRKKMKVDWTPELHKNFVQAVEKLGVDQAIPSRVLELMKVESLTRHNVASHLQKYRMRRRPILPKEDDRRWPHHREQVPRSYYPYKPIMAYPPYHSKHDLPTSPVYPMWGATGSHTASMHTWGTPSYLPWPPTEIWHRKPYLGMHADAWGCPVMPPLHSPFSSFPQNASGFQSASMGDNSCGMPQKSFDLQPAEEVINKVVKEVINKPWLPLPIGLKPPSTDSVLAELSRQGISSIPPLCSNSF, from the exons ATGGTTTGTACCACTAATGATTTATCAACATGGAAGGATTTTCCAAAGGGCCTCAGTGTCCTTCTCCTTGACGAGGACAACAGTTCTGCTGCTGAGATAAAATCGAAACTGGAAGCACTGGACTATATCG TTTATACATTCTGCAATGAGAATGAAGCTCTCTCAGCAATTTCAAATGAACCTGGAAGCTTCCATGTTGCTATAGTGGAG GTGAGTACGAGCAATAGCAATGGGAGTTTCAAGTTTCTAGAAACTGCAAAGGACTTGCCTACCATTA TGACTTCAAACATTCATTGCCTGAACACCATGATGAAGTGCATAGCG CTTGGTGCAGTTGAGTTCCTTCGGAAACCACTCTCTGAAGATAAACTAAGGAATATATGGCAGCATGTGGTTCATAAG GCATTTAATGCAGGGGGGAGTGTTCAATCCGAATCACTAAAGCCTGTCAAAGATTCTATAGTTTCTATGCTTGAGCTCAAAGTGGAACTTGAAGAAAACGAGGATGAGAAcatggagaaaacaaaaaatgcatctttGGCTCAGGAAAGCAATGAGCAGCAGTCACCAGCTAGTGATAAGCATCCAGCTCCTTCAACTTGGCAATTTAAACAAGTAGGGTGGCTGCTGGATGATGGAGATTGCCGAGACCATATTAACTTCTCAGTAGAAAAGGATAGTGGGGAGCAAGAGGGGGAATCTAAATCTGTCGAAACAACTTGTACCATGTCTCAAGAAACTCTACAAGCAGGGCATCCTCCATGCTTTATAGAGACTGTGATCAAAGAGACAGGTGACTTAACTGATGGTGCCAAGAGTGAGAATAACATACATCCCAATCCACAAAATAAAGACAGTCTCAACCATTCTAATGATGTTGCTTCTGATCTTCATACTTCCAATGGGACTAGAGCTAATCGAAAGAAGATGAAG gTAGACTGGACACCAGAGCTTCACAAAAATTTTGTGCAAGCAGTGGAAAAACTAGGTGTAGATCAAGCAATTCCTTCACGAGTATTAGAGCTAATGAAAGTGGAAAGCTTGACTAGGCATAATGTAGCAAGTCATCTGCAG AAATATCGAATGCGCAGGAGGCCTATTTTGCCCAAGGAAGATGACCGGCGATGGCCACACCATAGAGAGCAAGTGCCAAGGAGTTATTATCCATATAAACCTATCATGGCGTACCCTCCATATCATTCTAAGCATGATCTTCCGACCAGCCCGGTCTATCCTATGTGGGGAGCAACAGGTAGTCACACAGCTAGCATGCATACGTGGGGCACACCTAGCTATCTCCCATGGCCCCCAACAGAAATTTGGCACAGGAAGCCTTATCTAGGG aTGCATGCGGATGCATGGGGTTGCCCTGTGATGCCACCATTGCAtagtcctttttcttcttttcctcaa AATGCATCTGGGTTTCAAAGTGCCAGCATGGGCGATAACAGCTGTGGCATGCCACAAAAATCTTTTGACCTACAACCG GCTGAGGAGGTGATCAACAAGGTAGTGAAAGAGGTAATCAACAAGCCTTGGCTACCGTTGCCCATAGGCCTCAAGCCCCCGTCTACAGATAGCGTCCTAGCGGAGCTCTCCAGGCAAGGCATCTCATCAATTCCTCCCCTTTGCTCTAATTCCTTCTAA
- the LOC118062916 gene encoding two-component response regulator-like APRR2 isoform X2 produces the protein MVCTTNDLSTWKDFPKGLSVLLLDEDNSSAAEIKSKLEALDYIVYTFCNENEALSAISNEPGSFHVAIVEVSTSNSNGSFKFLETAKDLPTIMTSNIHCLNTMMKCIALGAVEFLRKPLSEDKLRNIWQHVVHKAFNAGGSVQSESLKPVKDSIVSMLELKVELEENEDENMEKTKNASLAQESNEQQSPASDKHPAPSTWQFKQVGWLLDDGDCRDHINFSVEKDSGEQEGESKSVETTCTMSQETLQAGHPPCFIETVIKETGDLTDGAKSENNIHPNPQNKDSLNHSNDVASDLHTSNGTRANRKKMKVDWTPELHKNFVQAVEKLGVDQAIPSRVLELMKVESLTRHNVASHLQKYRMRRRPILPKEDDRRWPHHREQVPRSYYPYKPIMAYPPYHSKHDLPTSPVYPMWGATGSHTASMHTWGTPSYLPWPPTEIWHRKPYLGMHADAWGCPVMPPLHSPFSSFPQNASGFQSASMGDNSCGMPQKSFDLQPAEEVINKVVKEVINKPWLPLPIGLKPPSTDSVLAELSRLW, from the exons ATGGTTTGTACCACTAATGATTTATCAACATGGAAGGATTTTCCAAAGGGCCTCAGTGTCCTTCTCCTTGACGAGGACAACAGTTCTGCTGCTGAGATAAAATCGAAACTGGAAGCACTGGACTATATCG TTTATACATTCTGCAATGAGAATGAAGCTCTCTCAGCAATTTCAAATGAACCTGGAAGCTTCCATGTTGCTATAGTGGAG GTGAGTACGAGCAATAGCAATGGGAGTTTCAAGTTTCTAGAAACTGCAAAGGACTTGCCTACCATTA TGACTTCAAACATTCATTGCCTGAACACCATGATGAAGTGCATAGCG CTTGGTGCAGTTGAGTTCCTTCGGAAACCACTCTCTGAAGATAAACTAAGGAATATATGGCAGCATGTGGTTCATAAG GCATTTAATGCAGGGGGGAGTGTTCAATCCGAATCACTAAAGCCTGTCAAAGATTCTATAGTTTCTATGCTTGAGCTCAAAGTGGAACTTGAAGAAAACGAGGATGAGAAcatggagaaaacaaaaaatgcatctttGGCTCAGGAAAGCAATGAGCAGCAGTCACCAGCTAGTGATAAGCATCCAGCTCCTTCAACTTGGCAATTTAAACAAGTAGGGTGGCTGCTGGATGATGGAGATTGCCGAGACCATATTAACTTCTCAGTAGAAAAGGATAGTGGGGAGCAAGAGGGGGAATCTAAATCTGTCGAAACAACTTGTACCATGTCTCAAGAAACTCTACAAGCAGGGCATCCTCCATGCTTTATAGAGACTGTGATCAAAGAGACAGGTGACTTAACTGATGGTGCCAAGAGTGAGAATAACATACATCCCAATCCACAAAATAAAGACAGTCTCAACCATTCTAATGATGTTGCTTCTGATCTTCATACTTCCAATGGGACTAGAGCTAATCGAAAGAAGATGAAG gTAGACTGGACACCAGAGCTTCACAAAAATTTTGTGCAAGCAGTGGAAAAACTAGGTGTAGATCAAGCAATTCCTTCACGAGTATTAGAGCTAATGAAAGTGGAAAGCTTGACTAGGCATAATGTAGCAAGTCATCTGCAG AAATATCGAATGCGCAGGAGGCCTATTTTGCCCAAGGAAGATGACCGGCGATGGCCACACCATAGAGAGCAAGTGCCAAGGAGTTATTATCCATATAAACCTATCATGGCGTACCCTCCATATCATTCTAAGCATGATCTTCCGACCAGCCCGGTCTATCCTATGTGGGGAGCAACAGGTAGTCACACAGCTAGCATGCATACGTGGGGCACACCTAGCTATCTCCCATGGCCCCCAACAGAAATTTGGCACAGGAAGCCTTATCTAGGG aTGCATGCGGATGCATGGGGTTGCCCTGTGATGCCACCATTGCAtagtcctttttcttcttttcctcaa AATGCATCTGGGTTTCAAAGTGCCAGCATGGGCGATAACAGCTGTGGCATGCCACAAAAATCTTTTGACCTACAACCG GCTGAGGAGGTGATCAACAAGGTAGTGAAAGAGGTAATCAACAAGCCTTGGCTACCGTTGCCCATAGGCCTCAAGCCCCCGTCTACAGATAGCGTCCTAGCGGAGCTCTCCAG ATTATGGTAG
- the LOC118062916 gene encoding two-component response regulator-like APRR2 isoform X3, producing the protein MVCTTNDLSTWKDFPKGLSVLLLDEDNSSAAEIKSKLEALDYIVYTFCNENEALSAISNEPGSFHVAIVEVSTSNSNGSFKFLETAKDLPTIMTSNIHCLNTMMKCIALGAVEFLRKPLSEDKLRNIWQHVVHKAFNAGGSVQSESLKPVKDSIVSMLELKVELEENEDENMEKTKNASLAQESNEQQSPASDKHPAPSTWQFKQVGWLLDDGDCRDHINFSVEKDSGEQEGESKSVETTCTMSQETLQAGHPPCFIETVIKETGDLTDGAKSENNIHPNPQNKDSLNHSNDVASDLHTSNGTRANRKKMKKYRMRRRPILPKEDDRRWPHHREQVPRSYYPYKPIMAYPPYHSKHDLPTSPVYPMWGATGSHTASMHTWGTPSYLPWPPTEIWHRKPYLGMHADAWGCPVMPPLHSPFSSFPQNASGFQSASMGDNSCGMPQKSFDLQPAEEVINKVVKEVINKPWLPLPIGLKPPSTDSVLAELSRQGISSIPPLCSNSF; encoded by the exons ATGGTTTGTACCACTAATGATTTATCAACATGGAAGGATTTTCCAAAGGGCCTCAGTGTCCTTCTCCTTGACGAGGACAACAGTTCTGCTGCTGAGATAAAATCGAAACTGGAAGCACTGGACTATATCG TTTATACATTCTGCAATGAGAATGAAGCTCTCTCAGCAATTTCAAATGAACCTGGAAGCTTCCATGTTGCTATAGTGGAG GTGAGTACGAGCAATAGCAATGGGAGTTTCAAGTTTCTAGAAACTGCAAAGGACTTGCCTACCATTA TGACTTCAAACATTCATTGCCTGAACACCATGATGAAGTGCATAGCG CTTGGTGCAGTTGAGTTCCTTCGGAAACCACTCTCTGAAGATAAACTAAGGAATATATGGCAGCATGTGGTTCATAAG GCATTTAATGCAGGGGGGAGTGTTCAATCCGAATCACTAAAGCCTGTCAAAGATTCTATAGTTTCTATGCTTGAGCTCAAAGTGGAACTTGAAGAAAACGAGGATGAGAAcatggagaaaacaaaaaatgcatctttGGCTCAGGAAAGCAATGAGCAGCAGTCACCAGCTAGTGATAAGCATCCAGCTCCTTCAACTTGGCAATTTAAACAAGTAGGGTGGCTGCTGGATGATGGAGATTGCCGAGACCATATTAACTTCTCAGTAGAAAAGGATAGTGGGGAGCAAGAGGGGGAATCTAAATCTGTCGAAACAACTTGTACCATGTCTCAAGAAACTCTACAAGCAGGGCATCCTCCATGCTTTATAGAGACTGTGATCAAAGAGACAGGTGACTTAACTGATGGTGCCAAGAGTGAGAATAACATACATCCCAATCCACAAAATAAAGACAGTCTCAACCATTCTAATGATGTTGCTTCTGATCTTCATACTTCCAATGGGACTAGAGCTAATCGAAAGAAGATGAAG AAATATCGAATGCGCAGGAGGCCTATTTTGCCCAAGGAAGATGACCGGCGATGGCCACACCATAGAGAGCAAGTGCCAAGGAGTTATTATCCATATAAACCTATCATGGCGTACCCTCCATATCATTCTAAGCATGATCTTCCGACCAGCCCGGTCTATCCTATGTGGGGAGCAACAGGTAGTCACACAGCTAGCATGCATACGTGGGGCACACCTAGCTATCTCCCATGGCCCCCAACAGAAATTTGGCACAGGAAGCCTTATCTAGGG aTGCATGCGGATGCATGGGGTTGCCCTGTGATGCCACCATTGCAtagtcctttttcttcttttcctcaa AATGCATCTGGGTTTCAAAGTGCCAGCATGGGCGATAACAGCTGTGGCATGCCACAAAAATCTTTTGACCTACAACCG GCTGAGGAGGTGATCAACAAGGTAGTGAAAGAGGTAATCAACAAGCCTTGGCTACCGTTGCCCATAGGCCTCAAGCCCCCGTCTACAGATAGCGTCCTAGCGGAGCTCTCCAGGCAAGGCATCTCATCAATTCCTCCCCTTTGCTCTAATTCCTTCTAA